Within the Malus sylvestris chromosome 4, drMalSylv7.2, whole genome shotgun sequence genome, the region TGGAAGAAACTACTTggagtgggttcaagatgtgaagctctaTCTTACTGCAAAGGGTATTAAAGCCATCATTGAGGCACCCATCGTCGAAAAACCTGTCGACAAAGCTttactgcaatgatcttcattcgaagacacatccatgatgctcTGCAGACCGTGTACCTCGTTGACGATGACCCATGCACCATCTGGCTTTCTCTGGTCgaccgtttcgatcaccagaaaAACATATACTTgtctgaagcaagacacgactggcaacatcttcgcttccaagactttaagtccatGAATGAAtagaactctgaagtttgtagaatccgatcACTGCTAAAGTTCTGTAAAGTGGAACTCAACGAATCAGATCTCTTAgggaagacctattcgaccttccctGAAAAGCAGAgccagcttttgatgaagaatcatcaagctcgatcGACTAGCTTGAACGCCGCGCCTGAAACGCATGTGACCAATTTTAGTAGCCACAAATGACGAAAAAATTGTCGTGGCCATGGCAATGGGTGGCAAGCCCCACCATGGGCCTACGGTCCACAAAATCAAGGTCCACCCAAGGGAGGAGATGTGACCCAACAGGGTCTACCCCTTGCCCCTAAGGCCCCGAACTTTAAGAACAATGGAAAAGTTACCACTCAACCGATTTCCACTGAAATGGACATGTGCTACCACTGTGGATCAAAAGATCATTGGTCATGTGTATGCCGAGCTAACCTTGAGGCTATTGccaaatatcattctcgtcgtgagtctaactttgcataTGTGGATCATCCGAAAGATGCTACTACATTAATGAAGATATCAGATTTTTAGGAGGCGTCAGCGCCTATGGACgaataaattagacatgtttttagggtgtttacccctagtggccgaacctaCTAAGAGTGGCCGGCCTTTCCCCCtatttttctaggtttatggtttaatttagaacaattttttaagtttttggaataatttgtttggttttggtttgttttgaattatggattctTATTtgatggatattatttctcgaattgcttaattgaatgaatggaattatatttatgcatgtgaccaattcaatcaatttatttctaggtatgtctagtggggaaaTTAATTGTATGGCTGATAGTGCTACCACGCACACCATCTTGCGTGagcgacactattttactaactttatACCTAAGAAAGCACCTTTGACAACTCTTTTAAacttatccaacctgattgaaggatacagAAAGACACGTattatgttgtccaatggtacagtCTTAACTATTaaagaggcactctattctccacgttccgaaAGAACATTGCTAAGTTTTAGaaatattcgagataatcaatatcatgttgaaaccactgaagataatggttctgaatttctttgtatcacttcgtacaaatatggccagaagtgtattcacgagaagttggaacaTCTCCCTAGTGGGTTGTACATAACAACCATTCGTGGCATAGAAgcccactatgtggccggccctatgccTGAGTTCTAGAGCAGTTTGCTGCTTTGGCATAACCGTTTGGAACATCCTAGACGTGacatgatgcgccgtatcctcaaaacatCTCGTGGGCATCAGTTACCTCCCTATGTTGGATTTCCGCCATGCAAAGCATGTTCTatagggaagttgaatacttaaccctcaattacaaagattattcacaaccCCCATAAGTTTCTTCAGatgattcaaggggatatttgtggacctatccaacacttgcagaccatttagatattttatggtgttggttgttgTATTGACACAATGGTCACATGCTTGTCtgagttgaatcgcttgtagttcttttatttggaagttatgtctaactcagatGGAGTACCctgaagcatactcacttgattTTAATGTAATCTTTTTTCTATGATTAGAAGCATTTTTTCCActgagtttttgctacctaacgaggttttgatgaTGCACCCATACTGGGATGATCATACGCTGTTaagttcactactttcgtcctgtttgacgtttgttttagacattacgCATACTTCtgacttttctccttagtctatgggtttttccccataccttgggttttaccataacgaagttttgtgagttttactataAATGCATATTTTCTTTATATTTGAGACTTGCGTTCACTTGTTGTGttgatgacttcatcaactattctaccttctttgctgaagatctgatgtgatgatttgttgagtatttacattCTTAAGGAGGAGTGTTGCAATCATATTTAGAATaaaaatgtgattgtgtaaatcctagtggatctaggaatatctcttatattccgattaggagttgattacctattaagagttgtaatcctaaaagagTAAGGCTTTtgcctatcctactactataaataaaggcataatggggtgatacaacacataCCACACAATTAAATCTCTATCTTCTCCCTCTTGCTACTACCGGCCCCCTTTCTCTATTCCTTAGATAGCTCAtttaaataggcctacaacacttttgagtatttagttttcattttgtgtACATTTCTTCTACATCTCCccaccatcattcatcaactCTTCTTCGACATTCATTTCCCTTATATGCTTTTcttttaaacacaaaaaacaaaaacaataactaaaaatgaaatagtTCAAACGGAATCTTAGAGCctgtttggtactctacttgaatccaactttttaaactcaaaaacaattttcaagttttaagccttaaaaatttgtttggtaagactattttaaaaaactgaactcaagactaactcaaaaatatagtctattatctaaaaacacaaaaagtgagtttttagagtttttaaacttaaactcactcatttcttttctttccctcctcccctctcactccaaatctatctcttttttcttctttctctcattcccttttctttttttttttttttacttttttcgtCTCTCTTCCAATctgctctcttcattctctcggttctttctctcactcatcttactctctatctcctccgatcttctcacttctttctctttcctctaatcatctcttactttctttcctcatttctctcctctttctctctcgacCCCCTTTTTGTGGATCTTTTTGTTCGgtttaagttgtaagattttaaaattttaaatcgcataccaaacaagtttttgagtcttaaagaaaattgtttcaagaaaatttcttaaaaaatgttttgaaaaattataaaatttttcaaataggataccaaacaagcccttagTTATTCCACACTTAACTTTCCTGGTATGTAAAACCCAAAATCAATGTGGAATTTaccttttcttatttatttcttagttGCCAATAAATACATTATAtgacataaatataaataatactcaATTCTTACAAATTTATTTCTTATAAACTAGTATATGCCCGCACACAAAGTATGtgtaaactttttttatttttgtttctaaaattgaaggagagatgaatagggagagagtgagagaggtttaatttttaattttttaaatcaaaggTGTTAAAATCAACTGTATGTGAGGCTCAGATCATCTCCAACCAatgaatttaggttttaacccagaaacaatttttctcCTCTAACCCTTCTCGGTTAATTTTTTAGCccgaaattattaaagaatgaatttaggataattttttcttaaagtaactttagaaaaaaacaattatgtagactatgctaatttaattttatggacattttaatccaaaaatatttagattacaataattattgaaaaatcattaaaccGGCACTATAAAACTCGTAGAACACtacaaaagaatatgaaacacataaaatatattttttaattactttaattgttggatttaaatttagaCTGTTAGATATTTTCTTTTACTATTGGATTTGATCAAATTagattttagccgttggattcaatgaatttataaatataaaactaaaaaatacacatatatggtgGGTCAGCCCCACTAACCTAAGGGGGAATTTTGGGCTAAATTTGGCCCATAAAtgatttttaggttttaactcgTATTTGCCCCAAGGATTGGAGCAAATTAGGGTAtgtttaaaacctaaaatttgaattttactcTAACAGTTGGAGTAGGTCTTaagcaaaaaagagaaaaactttgttttataaAATTACGTTACTGCtcttaactttttttgttacgATAGAACACTAAATAATCTTTTTCATTatcttttgattgacaaagaATATTCTTTTGTAATTTAGATAATGAACATGTCCTTTCTCAAGGAAGAGAAGTGAGAAAtcattttttgttataaataggcaaaatttaaagagataacctttactcaggacaggaacgaagcagttgcaaagtattataccaacacaaactgttgcagaggaagtaatgtatattattgctattagatgtttttctcttccttttctcttcttgatGTTCTCTCTTATTTGAACAATctaagtgctctatttatagagtcacttcaatggaaaattacaaaaggaTTACTATTTAGCTTGTGAGTTtatactatacacatgtggtaCTTAACTATACATATGTGTTACTTaactatacacatgtgggcagACATACCAattatttacaacactcccccttggatgcccataTATCAGTAtcagttgcctcattaaaaccttacttggaaaaacccagtgggaaaaaaccatagtgaaggaaaaagagtacaactttacctggatggtgttgagcatgcttatgttgcctcgttaaaaccttgataggaaaaacccagtgggaaaaatcctaatcgaaggaaaaagacTACAACatacatgtatcatggatgctccccctgaattgtatctccccctgattccgcattcttcaaatttgtaagcCGACGTAATCCGATTCTCTGCACCAACTTctgaaatgtgcactttggtagagatttggtgaacaagtctgctaaattttcattggaacggatttgtctgacttcaataactttacccTCATGTGCAatgaaaaatcttggagatatgtgtttagtcttatcacctttgatgaatccttccttcatctgggcgacacaagctgcattatcttcatggatgacagttggagtgtctATCTTTGAAAGTAGACCATATGAATTCCGaatgtgatggatcattgatcttaaccaagaacattcacgacttgcttcatgtaaagcaattatttccgagttattggaagatgtagcaactagcgtttgcttcgtTGATCTCCATGAAATTGCAATATCTCTATAAGTGAACACATAACCAttttgtgagcgggctttatgcggatcagagagaaaaccagcatctgcataTCCAACAAGGATCTGATCATTTGTGAGcttgtctgagtagaagagacccatatctgttgtcccacgaagatatcgtagaacatctttgactcctttccaatgacgaattgttggagcagagctatacctgactaacaagttaactgaaaaagctatatctggtttagtacattgtgctaaatacaataaagcacctattgtGCTCAAATATGTTACTTCTTGACCAAGGACCagctcatcatcttcttttggacggaatggatctttcttaatgtctaaATAACGAACGACCATTTgggtgctaagtggataagccttgttcatgccaaatcgcttcaatatcttttcaatgtaagctgattgatcGACCAAAATTTCATTAGCAAAATGCTCGATCTGTaggccgagacaatattttgttttcccaaggtctttcatttcaaattcgcttttcagaaattcagcagttttattgagctcttcaggggttccaactaggttcatatcatcgacgtatactgccactatagcaaatccagtatttgatttcttaatgaacacacaaaggcagatgacattgttggcatatccttctttaatcaaatactcactgagacgattataccacattcgcctagattgtttcaacccatatagtgatcgccttaatttgattgagaacatacctcgtggtttgttagttgcttcaggcaacttaagttcttctgggactttcatatatatatatatcagtatctaattctccatatagatacgcggtgatgacatccataagtcgcatgtcaagtttttctgaaatcaccaaacttattaagtaacggaatgtaattgcgtccattacaggagagtatgtctcttcataatcaattccaggtctttgtgaaaaaccttgtgcaacgagtcgtgctttgtatcttgcaatctcatttttctcgttgcatttccttgtgaatacccatttgtaacctacgGGGTTCACACCAGGCGAGGTTTGGACTATTGGTCCAAAAATACTTcgtctttccaaggaatttaattttgcctggattgcatctttccactgaggtcaatcttgtctctgtctgcattcatcaacagagtggggctcaatatcatcacttaagataatttcagtggctattgaaaatgcaaacatgtcgtcgatgattatttcatttcgatcccacATTTCATTTCGTGAGGGTATGTCCAGTAAttgaggcagaggaagaagaagaacagtaaaaaccttagaggaaatattttttttttctttcagtgaagggaaaagagaaaatgattagagagtcgtgctgataacgtgttataaataggcaaaatttaGAGAGATAACATTTACTCAGAAcaggaacgaagcagttgcagagtattataccaacacaaactgttgcagaggaagtaatgtatattattgctattagatgtttttctcttccttttctcttcttgatGTTCTCTCTTATTTGACAATctaagtgctctatttatagagccacttcaatgaaaaattacaaaagaattaCTATTTAACTTGTGAGTTTATACTATACACGTGTGGTACTTAACTATACACATGTGAGTAAACATACCCATTATTTACAACATTTTTGATGAATTCATTTCCCGGTATCAAATGCAACCCAAGTGGTGCGTTCATTTCAAACCCTAGATTCTCGTATATTTCCCACgtgcagaaagaaaaaatggaaaCCCCAACAAGGAAGACCAACGAATATACCACAACGCAGAACGCCTCCGGAAACGATATAAGGAAGCCCAAAAACCACGTCGTCTCTCTTTCGAGTTTCCGCTTccctcactcactcactcaacCACCTACCAAATCCCAGCTATCGCTTTCAGGATCGAATCCTCAAACCCTCAACTTTCTCGGCAGCCAAACACCAATTTTACCTTCCACCCACTTTCCCTCTCACCTTCCTCCGTTTTCTCCGCGCAATCACCTCTTGCCTCAGACTTTAAAGGTACAAACTTCTCACTTATTGATGCTTTCATTTTCTTTAGATTTGTGGTTTTAATCACCTtcgattatatatatatatatatatatatatatctctgtgtgagtataaatttaatttgtttgatttgattcCATAGATTTTGGGTTTGTGGCAATTGCGTAATAATTCGTCGACTTCTCTGGGCGCGCATTATCGACTTAGACATTTTTTAGATCTCGAAAGGCATATATGGCGGCTTGTTCTTCGAGCTTTGGGATATCGAATGTTGCAACTTTGCGGAACGAGGTCGTTCGGAAGAAGATGTGGAGCCAGAATTTGATTTCTTATGGAATAAGGTTTAGGAATGATGCAAAGGAGGTTGCTTTTCCAGTGCTCTATAGGAATAGTAGCTTTAGAGATAGGCTGAATTCGTTTTCGGTGAAGAAAGACCGGAAATTTCCCGTCATGTCCATGTCCGAGGCTCGGGCTGAATCACAATCCGAGTTAGGCACAATAGCTGTTTCGAATGAGGGAGGAGATGTTATTGTAGAAAAGGAAATGAGGATTTCGGAGAATGAGTGTGGATCAAAAACCAAGAGTGGTGGTAGTGATAAGGATATGATTGATGGTAGTGGTGGTAATGGTAAATATACGAACGGTAgaggtggaggaggaggtggtggtggtggtgacggTGATGGGGGtgataaagaagaagaagagtttgGGCCAATTATGAAATTTGAAGAGATTATGAAAGAGACTGAGGCTCGAGGGGCTAGTCTTCCCTCCGATATGATTGAGGCTGCCAAGAGCGTGGGAATTCGCAAAGTGCTTCTCCTTAGATATCTGGATTTGCAGGTATAGCTGTGCTAAATTCCTATTCAGTAATTGTGTATTAACGTCTTGAGTACTAGTATTTCTTTCTCCTAATATAGTTGAACATTTAAATTTTCAGGGGTCAGCCTGGCCTCTAGGTTTCTTAATGAGGTCATGCTCTATGCTTCGCGATCGAATGCTTGCTGATCCATCATTTCTCTTCAAAATTGGAACAGAGGTTTGTGCTTGTCATCATATAGTTTTACACAAATTATTCATTTTGTTACCTGATAGATGTTGGATAGTGCAATAGTTGTTCATAAAAAAGAATACATGGATGTTATCAACTCTAATGTGTGATTACTCGAATCTGGCTTCCCATGGATACAGTTTGTCTCATGTACCAACTCTAATGTGTGATACATATTCTATTCTGGTGGATATAATTTGTCTCATTTATAAACATGGTTCACATTCTGTGATAAGCTATCCTTGTGTTCATCACAGATTGTAAAGGCTTGGTATAAGCTTGAGGCTGATATTATCTATGACATGGTTTTCCCATTGCTGCATTTTTTTATTCTATATGCAATATAGTAATTCATTCAACGCAATGCAGATAGTCATTGATTCTTGTTGTGCTACATTTGCGGAAGTTCAAAAGAGGGGCAAAGATTTCTGGGCAGAATTTGAGCTGTATGTTGCAGATCTTTTGGTTGGGGTGGTGGTTAATGTTGCTTTGGTTGGGATGTTGGCCCCCTATGCTCGTATTGGGAAACCATCATTATCTAAAGGGTTGCTTGGACGCTTGCAACATTCTTATGGAGCTCTTCCTAGCAGGTGAATAATTCATGCCAAAAATAGTACTTAAAGCTACAATTCACTCgtaattttttttacctttcacaGTAATATGATACTcataagaggtcgcacttggtgcgatggcaagtgccttcgcccatgagcggtaggtctcgagttcgagacttgggagcagcctctccataaatgggggtaaggctagccgacattcacctctcctagaccctgcgtaaagcgggagccttgtgcactgggtacgacctttttacaGTAATATGATACTCATACTTGTCAAATCTCATTTGCAGCTTTAGAAAATAATGGGTATCTATTATGTTTCTTAATTAATCTTATGCAGTGTATTTGAAGCGGAAAGGCCAGGATGTAGATATTCTGTAAAGCAGAGAATTGCCACTTACTTTTTTAAGGTAAGATGTACACATACATAATCAAATGATTTTCTACGTCTGGGtccattatatttttttttatcaacctCTCTGTTTTCAGGGCATTTTGTATGGAGCAGTAGGCTTTGGATGTGGTATTATAGGCCAAGGAATTGCAAACTTGATCATGACTGCCAAGCGGTATGCTTCTATCTAGACATACTCTGATTGTGTGCATGTGTGCCTATGTGCAGTCATGCAACACTAGAAGTCTTTTTCAATATGCATAAGTGCTGACCAAATTATTTTTCTAATGTCAGGAGCATAAAGAAGTCAGAAGAGGACATACCTGTTCCACCTCTAATTAAGAGTGCAGCTCTTTGGGGTATGCGTCTCTTCATCGTTTACATTCGTTTTAGATTGTCGAGTTTACTGCTCTGTTTTGATTTTAAGTTTTGCTTCCATGAGCTATTATCAACATTTTTGGTTTCGTTATGTTTTAATTTCATATGGTTCTGGTTGGCATTTCCTCTACTTCCGTTGTCACTTGAGTATTACATTTCCATAATCTGGTCTTCTTTTtgtctccccccccccccccaaaaaaaaaactaccagGTGTTTTCCTTGCTGTCTCGTCCAACACCCGCTATCAAATCATCAATGGACTTGAACGCTTGGTAGAGGCATCGCCTTTGGCGAAACAGAACCCACTTGTTGCAATGGCTTTCACTGTCGGAGTACGATTTTCAAACAATGTTTATGGGGGGATGCAGTTCGTAGACTGGGCTAGATGGAGTGGGGTGCAGTAACTAATATGCTTTAGAGGGATAGGTTAGCTGGGGCAGATTTCAACTCTTGTGGTGAATGGCTTTTGCTTATCAGTTATACAAGCGCAAAATCTTCATCCCCAAAAAGTTTAGATCCCGTAGTAGTTTCGTCCTTGATGCTTTTGTGTAATTTAGAAAAAACTGAGTAGAATGTCTTGTACTTTTCTATCGATAAACAAGATGCTGGATTTACAGGTAATTCGGACGTGAATGGTTCGAATTGGCAGCATGCAAGTACTTGCATTGCGAGTGGTGTGTTCCTGATGTAATAAAAATGCTGGCTCCTTTTCATTTGTTCTTCCTCAatgtctctttttctttctctgcaAGTATTCCCTCAATTAGCTCGTAAGTCTGCGCAGAAAAGGAGTTCATGGGTTCGAAGGTCACTCTAGAAAAATGCAGCTTTGTCTAGCTTGATGCGAAGTCACGAAGAGGTTTTGGTTGATTTACACTCTAAACTTGTACGTCGTTAGTTTTCACCATCAGCTAATTACCTCCTTGAACTTTATGAATAAACAATCACCTCTCAACCGTTAGATTGCCCaacatttcaaacaaaattttgtcCATATTTGTCACGTGGACTCGCTTAAAAGGGTAAAAACATCATTTTGCTACACTTGGATGAGACACGACTTAAAATGTTTATAGCCTCTTAAGTGGCTTATGAGTTGTCCAAGTCACAAACATGAACGAAATAATGGATGACAAACTTGAAAGTCTTGAGGATGGAgttggctatttataaaagtttgATTGACAATGAATTATACATTCAACGAGCGAACAACCAAAATTTCTTTAAAAGTAGATCAATATTTtgaagataaaaaaataaagacgaCCGTTATTTTTATAAGACATACTAAGGGAGGAAGAATCGAACGCAGAGCCTTGGTAAGGGTTAACCGTATTAAACTGTTGTTAACGACTTGAGCTTAGTGCCTGAgttaaaagagaaaaacaagagGGAAATATTGACATGGTACGGTTTCATTTGTTATGTGTGAGTGTTGCAGTTCCGGGTTTACTCCCCCCATTATTGGAGAAATTTGTTAAGATAAGTCATCAATTACATGGTCTCTGCATTTTCCCTTATTTCATGAACAAATCAGTTATAAATAGAAAATTTATTACCCGCAGGATTCGCAGGCAGCAACATATTAGTGTTGGTGTGAGTTGTCAGTCGAACAAACCATAACT harbors:
- the LOC126619855 gene encoding protein RETICULATA, chloroplastic-like yields the protein MAACSSSFGISNVATLRNEVVRKKMWSQNLISYGIRFRNDAKEVAFPVLYRNSSFRDRLNSFSVKKDRKFPVMSMSEARAESQSELGTIAVSNEGGDVIVEKEMRISENECGSKTKSGGSDKDMIDGSGGNGKYTNGRGGGGGGGGGDGDGGDKEEEEFGPIMKFEEIMKETEARGASLPSDMIEAAKSVGIRKVLLLRYLDLQGSAWPLGFLMRSCSMLRDRMLADPSFLFKIGTEIVIDSCCATFAEVQKRGKDFWAEFELYVADLLVGVVVNVALVGMLAPYARIGKPSLSKGLLGRLQHSYGALPSSVFEAERPGCRYSVKQRIATYFFKGILYGAVGFGCGIIGQGIANLIMTAKRSIKKSEEDIPVPPLIKSAALWGVFLAVSSNTRYQIINGLERLVEASPLAKQNPLVAMAFTVGVRFSNNVYGGMQFVDWARWSGVQ